The genomic interval AAGCTGGATTCCTGTGGGATATTGTTCCAATTCTATCTGCGCAGCCAGAAACAAAGATCATCTCCCAATAAAtcaacaaagaaaggtattacctTTCCCATTTCTATTCCAAAGAAATCCATCAAAGGAGCACAAATCAGTAAACGAGTGATGGAATCACTCAATTGCTAGGAATAACACAGAACCTTTGGGTGGGAGAACTGCTGAAGAGTGCCAAGGAGGCCCTCGAGCTGATTCAGCTTCATCTCGAAGCGGATCAAAGGATAATGCGATGCGACAGTTCGTCAAAGCCGCTAAAACGTTATATCACAATACAACGTTAGATTGCGGAAAAACGGAATCGGTGTTAATGGTATATATCAGTGTTCAGGAACCCTAATGCGATGCGACAGTTCGTCAAAGCCGCTAAAACGTTATATCACAATACAACGTTAGATTGCGGAAAAACGAAATCGGTGTTAATGGTATATATCAGTGTTCAGGGACGATATATTTCCAAAACAACTTGACTAATGACTAtattattatttcttatttaaTAATACGTTGAATATGTAATAATGTGTACACATATTAtatgtataatataatatataaataatcatCGGTAAGAGTGTTGTTAATTCtaattaaagaaaattattaataaattttaaaattattttaagtgaaaaaaaagaaaaaaaatattaacttaatttaatttgatatacTAAGATAattcaataatttaaaattagtatGAAATTACAAAAGTAATTCTTATAAATTATTAATTcgaattatgaaaaaaaaatcggAATAAAAATGGATGCTCTCTCTAAAGATTTGTTAACTTgaataaaaataagtaaaaataaaatgtttcctttatttttatatatatctttttcaCTTGAAAAATTATTCCATATGTTTTTCTCCATACCTttcttaagaaaaataattttctttcctttaatgccATATATCAGTGTTCAGGGACGATATATTTCCAAAATAACTTGACTAtattattatttcttatttaaTAATGCGTTGAATATGTAATAATGTGTACACatattaatataatatatgaataatCATCGGTAAGAGTGTTGTTAATTCTAACTAAAGAaacttattaataaattttaaaatcattaataaattttaaaattattttaaatggaaaaaaggaaaaaaaaatattaacttaatttaatttgcgATACTAAGATAattcaataatttaaaattagtatgaaattacaaaaataattcttataaattattaattcgaattataaaaaaaaatcggaATAAAAATGGATGCTCTCTCTATTTGTTAACTtaataaaaataagtaaaaataaaatgtttcctttatttttatatatatctttttcaCTTGAAAAATTATTCCATATGTTTTTTTCGATACCTttcttaagaaaaataattttctttcctttaatgccATATATCAGTGTTCAGGGACGATAGATTTCCAAAATAACTTGACTAtattattatttcttatttaaTTAATGCGTTGAATATGTAATAATGTGTACACatattaatataatatatgaataatCATCGGTAAGAGTGTTGTTAATTCTAACTAAAGAaacttattaataaattttaaaatcattaataaattttaaaattattttaatggtaaaaaaggaaaaaaaatattaacttaatttaatttgcgATACTAAGATAattcaataatttaaaattagtatGAAATTACAAAGGTAATTCTTAtaaattattaattcaaattatgaaaaaaaagggAACCAAAATGGATGCTCTCTCTAAAAATTTGTTAACTtaataaaaataagtaaaaataaaatatttcctttatttttatatatatctttttcaCTTAAAAAATTAATCCATATGTTTTTTCAATACCTttcttaataaaaataattttcttttctttaattgtGATTTTTTTGACTTATATGGACAATTTTGCTATTTTGCAAAAAAGTCctcctttatttccttttatttttaaatgttacCATATTATTATGTTGAAACGGAAAGATTTTTTTCCATAAAAACTTGAGGGTATTTTTATTGTTGAAAAATCTATTAATCCCATCACTTTATAAGGAAAAGAAGCTACATCATCTTTTACCTCCACTACTCCGCAGAGAGAGATGGCTTCGATCACTGTCGGCGATGTTCTCCCGGACGGAGAATTGGCTTGGTTCGATGAGAGCAACCAATTGCAGATGATCTCCGTACACTGGCTTGCCGCCGGCAAGAAGGTCGCCCTCTTCGCAGTCCTCGGAGCTTTCACACCCATTTGCAGGTAAATTTCTCTCACTCTTCTTCTCTCCTCGAGCCGTCCAAATCGATGTCATTAATCCCCGTTGTCTCTCGCTTTCTTTTGCAAGAATATTGTTTTTCCGCCCTTTTGGATCTCTTACTTTCGGGTTCTCATTGAAACCCCtaaatttttctagattttttcgAATCTTACGATCAGATCGGTCACACACGTCGTTAATGCTGCTTTTAGATTGCACTTTTTAAAAGTTTTATGCGAGTTCCTTTTTCTCTCTCTACGGCAATGATCTGCTTTTCTACCCTTTTGGATTGCACATTTGGGTGTTCTACTTGAATAATACCCAAACTTTTCAAGTTTTTTTCCCTGAATCTCGTTACCATATCGTTCACAGACAAGGAAAGATCCTTTGAGATCAATAACGTTGCTTCTTGTCGAGCTCCTTTCCTTTTCGTTTTATGCGAATGCAAAACTTTGTTTGGTGTTTTTGAATCTACTCGTCGGATCACTGAAAATAGTATCGGCTAATCAAGATCTCGCACTAGCACTTGCGTTTACGACGCTTGATTATGAATTATGCTTAATCTCCTTTTTATCATGTTCATTGGTGCTTCCTCGTTGGTTCTGAGATGATTTTACCTCCTTTTGGCTTTCGCAGCATGATACATCTCCCCGGTTTCATTGAAAGTGCGGAGGAACTCAAATCCAAAGGCGTCGACGAGATCCTCCTCATCAGCGGTAATTTCCCCCTcttttttgtatttttgttttcCCATTGGCCTTCGACTTCTACAAATCTTCttatttgagttttttttttcaatttccaaTTTATCAATTTGCTTGTTACTACAAAATTTTTGTGGCAAAACTTTTCAGTATCTTTCTGGCCAAATTTATCAATGAGTTACTGTTATATTTTAGAAAACTATAGCAAAATCCATAAACTCCTCTATCTCTTGCTATGCAGTTAATGATCCATTTGTGATGAAGGCATGGGCTATGACGTATCCTGATAACAGGCATGTCAAATTCCTAGCTGATGGTTCAGGCACTTACACTCGTGCCCTTGGGTTGGAATTGGACCTCTCCGATGAGGGTTTGGGCACTCGATCGCAAAGGTTTGCTCTTCTCGTCGACAACCTTGTGGTGACAGTTGCGAACATTGAAGAAGGGGGAGAATTCACTATATCTGGTGCGGAAGAGATCTTGAAGGTCCTTTAGTAATCACTATGTTTATTTGTTAAGTTGTTAGTTATGTTAATTTACTTTTGGGCTAGCTACTAGTTAAGTGACTATGTAATTATTTGATTAAATAAAGTATTAATTTTTAGAATGATTATTTAGCGCCTTATAACATTGTTTGAATTATAAATAATAAAGTTATTGATTTATTCTAATAATAttgtttatcaataaaaatatttaaagaagAATTTGTGTATTGACTTGTAACTTTATCGTTCAAGAACCAAGATATTCGTTATAATAtttatagttgttataatatattattattaatataatcaAAATTGAGTTATTTATATGGTAgcagaataaaatattattttaatgataaataaaaaaaacttttttatttttttacggaaaaaattaaaaaacataaaattccTTTCTTTACCTTCTAAAACGCAAAAATATCATTAGTATTTCATAATTTATttcctgatttttttttaaaattcctttgtTTTCGAGACCTTCCAATTTAGAGGGCATTTTTAAAAAGGAATCATTTTCAAGGGTGAAACAAAATATTATgtgaatatttatatttataaatctgTTTTAAGAATCTTATCCTTCCATTTTGAAGTCTCTCCGTCGCTGCATGGCTTCCGTGCATAGCGACTTCCTCATTTCTTCCTTCTCTGTGGAATTCTGCACTTCACCGTCTCGATTCCCTCTCAAAGCTCGTTTCTTTGCCCGCTTCCTCTTCCTCCACTTGTCGTCCCCCTTCACCCCCACCGTCGTCCACGCCTTCTCCGATCTCTCTTCCTGCGCCAACGCTCATGGAGCCCACACCGAGCATCGAGCACTTCACAGAGAACGGCCGCCCCAGGAGAAGATTCTTGTGGAGTATGCAATCCCTAAACCTAGGAAGGGTAATTTGTGGCCGAGAGGTGAAAAGGCGGAACCTTTGGCGAGAAGCGTGAGTGAAAATGGAGTCGACAGGTGGATGAAGAAGGACGGCAAGATATCCGAGGCTAGGGTTTCTGGAAAGCAGATGAAAATTAAGCTGGATTCCTGCTCCAAAACTGGTGATGTCATGGAAGCCATTGCCGTCTACGACTCCGCGGTCGGCCAAGGAATAAAATTGCAGCAGTACCACTACAATGTGCTGCTTTACCTTTGCTCTTCTGCGGCGGTTGGCATCGTTCATCCTGCTAAAAGTGGTAGTGTTAATTCTAAATCCGATCCAGATTGGCATATTGATGGAGATTTGGTTGCAGATGCAGACCAAGGAAGTAGAAGAGCTTCTGTTCCGATTCTAGTAAGCGATGACATCAGAGACTATGCTCGAACCAGAGGACTTGAGATATATGAAAAAATGTGCTTGGAGAAGATTGCCATGAGCGAAGCAGCTCTAACATCTGTGGCTCGAATAGCAATGTCCATGGACGATGGTGACATGGCCTTTGATTGTGTTAAGCGAATGAAGCTTTTGGGTATAACTGCAAGGGTGCGGTCGTATGGTCCTGCATTGTTCACCTTCTGCAACAGAGGCGACATTGATAAGGCATTCGAAGTTGAAGCTCACATGTCGGAAAATGGCATCCAACCTGAAGAACCAGAGTTGGAAGCACTTCTAAGAATTAGCATTGCGGCTCGCAGAGGTGACAAGGTGTATTACCTGCTACACAAGCTTAGAACTAATGTGAGACAGGTCTCTGCATCCACAGCAGAGCTGATTGAGGCTTGGTTCAAGAGTTCGACTGCGTCAAGACTGGGGAAAAGGAAATGGGATGTGAAAAAATTAGCAGAGGCAATTGAGAATGGTGGAGGGGGGTGGCATGGGCTTGGTTGGCTCGGTAAAGGGAAATGGAGTGTGGCACACACATCAGTAGATCCAGATGGTGTCTGCATGTCTTGTGGTCACAAATTGGCAACCATCGATCTTGATCCAGTTGAGACAGAAAGCTTTGCCAAGTCTGTTGCATCACTGGCCAACAAGAGAGAAAGGAATTCAAATTTTCAGAAGTTTCAAGTATGATCTTCCTCCTGAAATCACTGTCCAGTAATGTGGAGAGAGTATTTAGTTCATGCATTTCAAACATGCAAAATGTTGACTATAATGCTCAGTCAATTGCAATTTTCGAAATTATGTCTAATTGTTTTCACCAGCAATTTGCATGATTTTGTTTTGTTACTAACAACTCGATTTTTTATTACAGAAATGGTTGGACTACTATGGCCCTTTTGAAGCTGTTGTAGATGCAGCAAATGTTGCTCTCTATAGTCAGAAGCGGTTCTCAGTTAATAAGGTGTGCATCAAGAAAATGTTGACAAATATACTTTGAACTTTTGCTTTTATTTAGTGTTCCTGTTGTATTaatcttcctcttgagtttttttTTCCCCCTTTAGGTCAGTGCTGTTGTTAATGCCATACGGCAGAAACTACCTATGAAGAGATGCCCACTTATTATTGTACATAATAAACGACTCATTGGAAACAAGATGAAAGATCCTATGAACATGAAGTATTTGGAGAAATGGAAGAATGCAGATGCGCTTTATGAAACTCCTACTGGATCTAATGATGATTGGTGCGGGCTTTACTCTTTTCTTGGTTTTTTTAAAGTTCACTGTTAAAGAACATGGAATTCTATCTGATTAATACAGAATACAAACTGTTTCAACATATTTAAAAGTTGTGTATGTCATGCATTAAAATAACGAATTAGAGAAAGAACAAGGACATTGCCTGACATAACTCAGTATTGTTGGAGAAAAGCAAATTatttcaacatatttactagCACTGACATGGAGAATATGGAGTCGAAAAGTTTTCTTTCTCAATGTTTCTATCTTCTTTTAAGATATTATCCTTTCTTAAGATATTATCTGATATTCCTTAAAAGTATGTTATCATGGATAATAACATATTGTCCAGGTACTGGTTATATGCAGCTATAAAATTTAAATGCCTTATTGTGACAAATGACGAGATGAGAGACCACACATTCCAGGTCTTAGGCAATAACTTCATTCCAAGATGGAAAGAAAGACATCAGGTAAATATAAATACTCCTGAACTATTTGAATTCTGATATTCTTTAATAAATGCTATTGACATATCATGAAatcttaaaaggaaaagaaacctcAATACATGGGTTACAAATTGTTCCTAGTTGTACATTTGCAATCGACGTTGCATGATTTTGTGGATGTGAAATCTTATATATTGTGAAATTTTCATGCATACATCCTTTTAGCCTTTTCTTTTCACTTTTCCACTCTTGTAATATGACAAGACAGGGTATGCTATTTCTTATTCAAATTTCTGATACATCTCCAAGATAACCTAGCAGGGAACTATATTATTGATAATAGAAACAATTTTAAATCTCATTGTGAAGGTGTCACTCATGACTTGCCCCTATGACAGGTGCATTTCACTTTCCATAATGGAAGTTTGGAGTTTCATATGCCACCTCCATGTTCTATTATTATTCAGGTATGCTTCAGTAACTGAGTTAATAGTTAGAAATTTTCAAGAAAAGGTAATAACAGAGTTAAAGAATCTTTAACTAGCATGTTTTATTGCTTAATTAATTGAGAAGTTGTAGGTGCATTCATTTTCAATGATGAACATTATTGAAACACAATGATGTGGTAGTATTGTCCACATCATTTGTAGGATCTGTCTTCTAATACGCTACCTATGCACACATGATATTGGAAGGTAAATATGATCTTAATATGCAAGCATCATGGGATGAAATTAAAGACTAGGataaggattcaaaagttaagatgtgaTTGGAGTACACTCGCCTAGCAATTAAGTCATTATTTACTATGATTATGATTAAAAATGAAGGGTagccttggtgcaacggtaaagttgttgccatgtgaccaaaaggtcactggttcgaatcttggaaacaacctcttgcaaaaaagcagggtaagactgcgtacaatggatccttccccgggaccttgcatggcgggagcttcgtgcaccgggctgcctttttttttatTGCGATTAAAAATAAACATTCCTAAAGATATGTAGCCATAATAGGCAAGGTTGCTTTTCTGGAACTATCAGGAAAATGAGAGAGGCCATTGGCATATTCCAATCTCAATAAAAGAAGAGCATGAGAGGAAACACTCCTGGCTATGTGTGACACGCAACAACCTACACAATGTAAAAGAAGCAACATCAAGTACTCTTAGAGGTAATAtggcttttttattattattctcgACACTCAATTTTATGAATGTTTTGGTCTTTATTGCACATAGCATTAGTAATCTATTCAATGCCTGAACTTTGTCAGTTTGTGTATATATATTACTGTAGTATGATATGCGTGTGTACTTATAGCTTGTTTATGATTCTTAGTTATTTATTTACTTATCAATGACAATTGATAGATTCAAACTTTTAGCCCATgcttttgtaaaaatttgtagTATAGCTCATGCTGCAGTATTGGACTATCAACAAAAAGTTGAGCCTCAAAACTATCAAGGAAAATATTGCATAAAAGCATGAAACTTGCCAAGGAATTAAAAAACTGAGTCCGTAAGATCCTGCATATTGATGTGAAAAAACTATCAATGTTAATGGTTCATTGTCCGGAGAAGTTAAGCAATTTAGCAAAGTGAGTAACAGGAATCAGGATATTGAAAGATCATGAACAAAGTAAGATCCTTTCTCTATAGAGCAAGTGAAGGATAAACCGACCCAAGTCATTAAGGTGGAATTTGATCCCAAAACCCTAAACAGCAGCAACAATATCATTAGCTACTTGGGTTTGTGAACAAGAAATGGTTgaaatgtgtttttttttttaaatttatttgtggtCCCAATGCATCAGTTGCGATGGTTCAATCTTCATTGGTAGAACTTATGCAAAGAAAGAAGGCAAATAAGATATAACCAAAAGGCCTGCTATTATGCATGGAAGATCCTGTTTTGGTCTATGAAATTCTAGTTATATTTAGAGAAATTAGTTTTCAGCAACTAATGCTTGTTTTACAAATTCATATCCAACTTAGTCATCTATTGTCCTCTCAAACAGATTTGACGAGCAGTCCTGCACCATATGCTGTAGCAAAGAATCATGTCCCACACAAAGGAATCTTTAAGGAGAATACCCTTACAAAATCTCACAAATGTTTAGCCAATGGCAAAACTAAAGAACCATATGGTATATTATGCACCATTGAAGCAGC from Zingiber officinale cultivar Zhangliang chromosome 6B, Zo_v1.1, whole genome shotgun sequence carries:
- the LOC121992632 gene encoding peroxiredoxin-2C-like; this translates as MASITVGDVLPDGELAWFDESNQLQMISVHWLAAGKKVALFAVLGAFTPICSMIHLPGFIESAEELKSKGVDEILLISVNDPFVMKAWAMTYPDNRHVKFLADGSGTYTRALGLELDLSDEGLGTRSQRFALLVDNLVVTVANIEEGGEFTISGAEEILKVL
- the LOC121992631 gene encoding proteinaceous RNase P 1, chloroplastic/mitochondrial-like; this translates as MASVHSDFLISSFSVEFCTSPSRFPLKARFFARFLFLHLSSPFTPTVVHAFSDLSSCANAHGAHTEHRALHRERPPQEKILVEYAIPKPRKGNLWPRGEKAEPLARSVSENGVDRWMKKDGKISEARVSGKQMKIKLDSCSKTGDVMEAIAVYDSAVGQGIKLQQYHYNVLLYLCSSAAVGIVHPAKSGSVNSKSDPDWHIDGDLVADADQGSRRASVPILVSDDIRDYARTRGLEIYEKMCLEKIAMSEAALTSVARIAMSMDDGDMAFDCVKRMKLLGITARVRSYGPALFTFCNRGDIDKAFEVEAHMSENGIQPEEPELEALLRISIAARRGDKVYYLLHKLRTNVRQVSASTAELIEAWFKSSTASRLGKRKWDVKKLAEAIENGGGGWHGLGWLGKGKWSVAHTSVDPDGVCMSCGHKLATIDLDPVETESFAKSVASLANKRERNSNFQKFQKWLDYYGPFEAVVDAANVALYSQKRFSVNKVSAVVNAIRQKLPMKRCPLIIVHNKRLIGNKMKDPMNMKYLEKWKNADALYETPTGSNDDWYWLYAAIKFKCLIVTNDEMRDHTFQVLGNNFIPRWKERHQVHFTFHNGSLEFHMPPPCSIIIQENERGHWHIPISIKEEHERKHSWLCVTRNNLHNVKEATSSTLRDLTSSPAPYAVAKNHVPHKGIFKENTLTKSHKCLANGKTKEPYGILCTIEAAEKLYDCVIDFQI